The nucleotide sequence CACCCCGGAGAGTTGGGGCAAGCTCGGCATGTGGGTCTTCCTCGCCGCCGACGCGATGAGCTTCGGCGGGCTGCTCGCCGGCTACGGCGCGCTCCGCTACGGCGACCCGACCTGGCCGGTGCCGAAGGACATCCTCGGCGTCCAGCTGACGGCCTTCATGACGTTCCTCCTCATCTGCTCCAGCGTCACCATGGTCGAGGCCCTGGCCGCCATCCGCCAGGGGGACCAGCGCGGGCTGCGCCGGTTCCTCATGCTCACCGTCATGGGCGGGATGACCTTCCTAGGGCTCCAGGCCTTCGAGTGGACGAAGCTCATCTTCCACGAGGGGCAGTCGATCGCCAGGAACAACTTCGGGGCCACCTTCTTCATCCTGACCGGCTTCCACGGCTGCCACGTGTTCGGCGGCGTCACCTACCTGAGCGCGGTCCTCGGGCGCTCGGTGCGGGGTGTGGCGGGCGCGATCGTCACCGCGGCGGTCGCCGTCGCCTGCACGCTCGGCCTGATCGTGGTCACCTCCGCCACCGTTTCGGGCCTGGTCGCCGTCATCGCCGCCGCGGCGGGCGCCGGCCTGGTCTACCTGGTCGCCACCCTGCTCGCCGGGGGGACGCCCATCTACAGCGCGCACAACAACAACGAGGTGGAGATCGCCGCCCTGTACTGGCACTTCGTCGACCTGATCTGGATTCTCGTCTTCACCTTCGTGTATCTGATCTAGGAGGCTGTCCGACCCATGGCGGTGCACACTCCCGAGCAGCTCGCGCACGAGCAGCGGCGGTACCTCCAGGTGTTCGCCTGGCTGGTGGTCTTGACCGCGGTCGAGCTCGCGGTCATCTACCCGCAGATCTCGCCGCTGGCGAAGGGCCTCATGCTGGTCGTCCTGGCCGCCACCAAGGCGGCGCTGGTGGCGCTCTTCTTCATGCACCTCGCGGTCGAGAAGCGGACCCTCGCCTACATCGCGCTGACGCCCGCCATCCTCTGCGTGCTGCTCGTGTTCGCGCTCCTACCCGACCTGGGGGCCTTCACGCGTGCCCTCACTCACGCCATCCCCGCCGCCGCCCAGGCCCACGACTGAGGCGCCCCGCGCCGCGCGTGCGGCGCTGATCGCGGCCGCAGCACTGGTGGCGAGCGGCCTGGCCGTCTGGCTCGCGATCCCCGCCCGCTCCCTCCCCGTGCTGGGCGCGGTGCCGCCCTTCACGCTCGTCGAGCGCTCGGGCCGGCCGGTCTCCGCCGCCGACCTGACCGGACACGTGTGGGTCGCGGACTTCGTGTTCACCCGCTGCCCGGACTTCTGCCCCGCGCTCACCGCGCGCATGGCCGGCCTCCAGAAGGCGCTCGCACCCGCCGCCGACCCCGTCCGCCTGGTGTCGTTCAGCGTCGACCCGACGCACGACACGCCGGAGGTGCTCGAGGACTACGCCCGGCGCGCCGGCGCCGGTGACGGCTGGCTCTTCGTGACCGGGGCGCGCGAGGCCGTGGCCGCTCTCCTGCGCGACGGCTTCAAGGTCGCCTGGGCCGACGACGGGCCGCCAGCCTCGCCGATCACGCACAGCGACCGCTTCGTGCTCGTCGATCGCGCGCTGCGGATCCGCGGCTACTACCACGGCACCCAGCCGGACGACGTGGCGCGCCTCGCCCGCGACGCGATCGCCCTCAGCGACGGGAAGGGCTCGTGATCCCGCTCGCCGCCCTCCCGGCGCTGAACGCATGTCTCAACGCCACCAGCGCCGTCCTCCTCGCCGCGGGCTTTCTCGCCATCCGCCGCCGCCGCGTCCGGCTCCATCGCGCCTGCATGGTGGCGGCGTTCGTCACCTCGGTCGTCTTCCTCGCCTCCTACCTCACCTACCACCTCCAGGTGGGGACGACCCGCTTCCCGGGCCAGGGCTGGACGCGTCCCGTCTACCTGACGATCCTCGGCACGCACACGGTGCTCGCGGCCCTCATCCCGCCCCTCGCCATCGTGACCCTGAGCTACGCGCTCCGCGCCCGCTTCACGCGTCACGTCCGCCTGGCGCGCTGGACGCTGCCGACCTGGCTCTACGTGTCGGTGACCGGCGTGGTGATCTACGTGATGCTGTATCGGTTGTAGGCCACGGGACTTCAACGCCCGAACTCTCCCCTCGCTCCTTCCGGGCACAGATGCCATGATCGCACCCGCAGTACGCCATCGAAGTCCTGCCCCCCCCCTCGGCTTTGCGCCGGCACGGTGATCGCTTCACGGATCCGATCCGCGGCCTCGAGACTCGGGGCCATGACTATCGCCGGTCGAGCCGGCCTGCGGCGCGACCCGAAGGAGGAGGCGGTGCGATATCTGGCCACGATCCTGGCGCGCGTCGCCGGCCTCGCGTTGCTCCTCGTGCCACCGGCGCGCGGCGCGGAGGGGATGGCGACCCTCCCCGAGGAGCTCGCGGTCACCGAGTCGATCGTCACCCAGGACGAGGACGAGCTCCAGACCTCGCTCAGGGCAGGCCATCTCCGCTTTCCGCGCGAGCGAAGCACGAGCGTCCTGGCGCAGCTCGAGTACGGCGTCACCGACCGCCTGCAGGCGATCCTCGCGGTCCCGTACGGCGTCCGCGATCCGTCGGATGCGGGCGCGGTGCACGGCCTCGAAGACGTGGACCTCGGGTTCCGCTACGCCGTCCTCGACTTCCGCACCCGCCCCCTCGGGCTCGACCTCGGGCTCACCGTCGGTCTTCCCACTGGCTCCCGGCGGAATGATCTCGGCACGGGCGACGTCTCCCTTGAGCCGACCTTCACGCTCAGCCGCTGGCTCGGCCCCGTGAACGGCCAGCTGAGCTTCTCCTGGCGGCGGAGCGGGATCGGGGGGAGGGCGGAGGCGGAGGACGAATTCAAGTACAATGTCGCGCTCCTCTACCCCTGGCGTCGGTGGTTCCTCACCTTCGAAGGGGCGGGAGAGACGGAGGAGAGCGAGACGACCTACTACGCGATCCCCGAGCTCGTCTGGAAGCCCGGCAGGTACCTCGAGCTGCTGCTTGCTGTCCCCGTCGGCCTCACCGACGCGGCGGCCGACTACGGAGTGATCGCGGGTATCACGGTCGAGATCGAGCGGCTCACCGGCCGGGGCAGGGACGTCGACCGACCGCCGGGTCCTCCACGGGTTCTCATGCCCTACGCCGCCACCGACGCCCGCCGCGCCGTCGCGACCGCCGCCGCGCACGCCACGGCCCCGAACCCGATCGCCACGCCGAGCGAGAGCGCCAGCGGCGGCAGCCCGGGCGCCGCGGGATCCAGGCAGGCGCGCAGCAGGGCGAGCCCGTAGGTGAGCGGGTCGAGCCGCATGAGCCAGGCGAGCGGCGCGGGCACACCGGCGGGCGGGAAGAACGCCCCCGAGAGCAGCCAGATCGGGATCAGGAGCAGGTTCATGATGGTGTGGAACCCCTGCGTCGACTCGATCCGCCACGCGATCAGCAGCCCCAGGCTCGTGAGCCCGAAGGCCACCACCACCATCACGCCGAGCGCGCCGAGCACGCCGAGCGGCGCCACGCGCAGCCCGGCGAGCGGCGCGAGCGCGAGGAAGGCGAGCCCCTGCCCCACCGCCAGCGTCGTCCCGCCGAGCGCCTGCCCGACCACGATCGCGGTGCGCGACACGGGCGCCACCAGCACGCCCTGGAGGAAGCCCGAGTGCCGGTCCTCGACGGTCGAGATGGTGGCGAAGATCGCGGTGAACAGGAGGACCAGTGCCAGGATGCCCGGGTAGAGGTAGGCGAGATAGCTCGCGCCCACCGGTGCGCCCGGCGGCCGGAAGGACGGCGAGAGGCCGCCTCCCAGGAGCGCCCAGAAGACGAGCGGCTGCACCAGCGCGCCCAGGAGCCGGCTTCGCTGCCGCACGAAGCGGATCACCTCCCGGCGCCAGAGCGTGGCGACGGCCAGTGTGCTGTCCGCGAGGTGCCTCGTCACGGGCATCACGCCTCCGCCAGGCGGTGCCCGGTGAGCTGGATGAACACGTCGTCGAGCGTCGGCTTCCCGTAGCTCACCGCGCGCACCTCCTCCGGGAACGCCTCGATCAGGTCGCGCACCAGCTCGTGGCCGCGCTCGCGCTCGAGGCGCAGCGTCCCGTCGACCAGCCGCCCGGCGAGCCCGAAACGCTCGCGCACGCGCTCGGCGAGGCGCGCCGGGTCGGGCCCCACGACGACGAGCACGTCGCCGCCCACCCGGGCCTTCAAGGCTTCCGGCGTGCCGAGCGCGACCACCCGGCCCCGGTCGAGGATCGCGACCCGCCCGCAACGCTCCGCCTCCTCCATGTCGTGGGTGGTGAGCACGACCGTAATCCGCTCCGCCGCGCGCAGCTCCGCCAGGAAGGCGAGGAACTCACGGCGCGCGGCGGGGTCGAGGCCGCTGGTCGGCTCGTCGAGGAGGAGGAGCTCCGCGCCCACGAGGAGCGCCTTCGCGAGCTCGGCGCGCCGCTGGAGCCCGCCCGAGAGCGTGCCCACCCGGTCGCGCCGGCGCTCGCCGAGGCCGAGGCGCTCCACCACCGCCGCGACGGCGGCGCGGAGGGACGCGCCGGAGAGCCCGTGGAGGTGCCCGTGGTGGACGAGGTTCTCCTCCACGGTGAGCAGGCGGTCGACGCTCGGGTGCTGGAAGACGACGCCCAGGCGGCGCCGCACGCGGTCCGGCTCGCGCGTCACGTCGTGCCCGAGCACGCGCGCGGTGCCGCTGCTCGCGACGAGCAGCGTCGAGAGGATCCTGAAGAGCGTGCTCTTGCCGCCGCCGTTCGGCCCGAGGAGGCCGAAGAGCTCGCCGCCCTC is from Deltaproteobacteria bacterium and encodes:
- a CDS encoding DUF420 domain-containing protein is translated as MPLAALPALNACLNATSAVLLAAGFLAIRRRRVRLHRACMVAAFVTSVVFLASYLTYHLQVGTTRFPGQGWTRPVYLTILGTHTVLAALIPPLAIVTLSYALRARFTRHVRLARWTLPTWLYVSVTGVVIYVMLYRL
- a CDS encoding ATP-binding cassette domain-containing protein, whose product is MTLSGPALEVADLRHRYGERIALDGVSLSVEGGELFGLLGPNGGGKSTLFRILSTLLVASSGTARVLGHDVTREPDRVRRRLGVVFQHPSVDRLLTVEENLVHHGHLHGLSGASLRAAVAAVVERLGLGERRRDRVGTLSGGLQRRAELAKALLVGAELLLLDEPTSGLDPAARREFLAFLAELRAAERITVVLTTHDMEEAERCGRVAILDRGRVVALGTPEALKARVGGDVLVVVGPDPARLAERVRERFGLAGRLVDGTLRLERERGHELVRDLIEAFPEEVRAVSYGKPTLDDVFIQLTGHRLAEA
- a CDS encoding SCO family protein, whose translation is MPSLTPSPPPPRPTTEAPRAARAALIAAAALVASGLAVWLAIPARSLPVLGAVPPFTLVERSGRPVSAADLTGHVWVADFVFTRCPDFCPALTARMAGLQKALAPAADPVRLVSFSVDPTHDTPEVLEDYARRAGAGDGWLFVTGAREAVAALLRDGFKVAWADDGPPASPITHSDRFVLVDRALRIRGYYHGTQPDDVARLARDAIALSDGKGS
- a CDS encoding multidrug ABC transporter permease; the protein is MPVTRHLADSTLAVATLWRREVIRFVRQRSRLLGALVQPLVFWALLGGGLSPSFRPPGAPVGASYLAYLYPGILALVLLFTAIFATISTVEDRHSGFLQGVLVAPVSRTAIVVGQALGGTTLAVGQGLAFLALAPLAGLRVAPLGVLGALGVMVVVAFGLTSLGLLIAWRIESTQGFHTIMNLLLIPIWLLSGAFFPPAGVPAPLAWLMRLDPLTYGLALLRACLDPAAPGLPPLALSLGVAIGFGAVACAAAVATARRASVAA